In a single window of the Zea mays cultivar B73 chromosome 5, Zm-B73-REFERENCE-NAM-5.0, whole genome shotgun sequence genome:
- the LOC103626740 gene encoding protein ESMERALDA 1: MDAMWKHPDVYKEWIKSGERRGNVRFSHDAKNRPYLSRVEVKDMIAFSCCVYDGGDEEKEMDAAREIGWRRKFTKRGRVIRPGIIRMNGKCPLTPLEVGLMLRGMGFSNKTAIFLASGKIYKAEKNMASLLEMFPLLQTKETLASEEELAPFKNFSSRMAVVDYSICAQSEVFVTTQGGNFPHFLMGHRRYLYGGHSKTIKPDKRRLAVLFNNPRIGWTALKQHLLNMRAHSDVKGIEMKRPNESIYTFPCPDCMCHLNRTEHSKSKQSR; this comes from the exons ATGGATGCAATGTGGAAACATCCTGATGTGTATAAGGAGTGGATAAAATCTGGTGAGAGACGTGGAAATGTACGATTCTCCCATGATGCAAAGAACAGGCCTTACCTTTCTCGCGTCGAGGTGAAG GATATGATTGCCTTCTCATGTTGTGTATATGATGGTGGTGATGAGGAGAAGGAAATGGATGCAGCCAGAGAAATAGGTTGGAGAAGGAAATTTACTAAGAGAGGACGTGTAATAAGACCAGGAATTATTAGAATGAATGGAAAATGTCCTCTTACACCTTTGGAG GTTGGGTTAATGCTTCGTGGAATGGGTTTCAGCAATAAGACTGCAATCTTTTTGGCATCTGGAAAGATTTACAAAGCAGAGAAGAACATGGCTTCTCTTCTTGAAATGTTTCCTCTCCTACAGACAAAAGAGACACTGGCATCAGAAGAGGAACTTGCTCCATTCAAG AATTTCTCCTCAAGGATGGCTGTTGTTGACTATAGTATTTGTGCCCAAAGTGAAGTTTTTGTGACCACACAAGGTGGAAATTTCCCGCATTTTCTTATGGGTCACAGGAGATACTTGTATGGTGGGCATTCAAAAACAATTAAACCAGACAAAAGAAGGCTTGCTGTACTCTTCAATAATCCACGTATAGG GTGGACGGCATTGAAGCAGCACTTGCTTAATATGAGAGCACACAGTGATGTCAAGGGGATCGAAATGAAAAGACCAAACGAATCTATATATACCTTCCCGTGTCCTGACTGCATGTGCCACTTGAACAGAACAGAACACTCGAAATCCAAACAGAGTAGATAG